Sequence from the Anomalospiza imberbis isolate Cuckoo-Finch-1a 21T00152 unplaced genomic scaffold, ASM3175350v1 scaffold_43, whole genome shotgun sequence genome:
ccccaggtgtgcccggtgtgcccaggtgaccccaggtgtgcccagtccccccccaggtgaccccagtccccccaggtgtgcccagctgtgccccaggtgcgcccaggtgtgcccaggtgaccccagtctcacccaggtgtgcccagtcccccccaggtgtgcccaggtgtgcccaggtgcgcccCTCCCCGCAGGTTGAACCAGGCCGCGTTCCAGCCCTCGCTGACTCACCTGTGCAACCACACCTGGCCCAGGGACGTGCACCTGGTGGGCGACTTCTCCTCCTCCGCCGCTTCTTCGTGGGCGTGGACCGTGGCCGCCTTCCTCTACAGCCTGGGGGCCCTGGGCGGCTACCTGGGCTACCTGCACCTGTACAGGTGTGCGGGGTCGCGGCTGCCGCTGCTGGTGAGTGGGGagcggggggggagggggggttaCCTGCACAGGTGGGGTGGGGTTACCTGGACAGGTGAGGTCAAGGTTGGGGTTACCTGCACAGGTGAGGTTGGGTGGGGTTACCTGCACAGGTGGGATTACCTGCACGGGTGGGGTCAGGGGTGGGGTTACCTGCACAGGTGAGGTTGGGTGGGGTTATCTGTACAGGTGGAGGTCAAGGGCGGGGTTACCTGCTCAGGTAGGGTTACCTGCACAGGGTGAGGTCTGGGGTGGGGTTACCTGCTCAGGTAGGGT
This genomic interval carries:
- the LOC137466712 gene encoding synaptophysin-like protein 1, producing the protein MAAPRVSLGALKEPLGLNRGLQWFFSIFAFATCGGFEGSVTFRVTCPGLDNGSVSAAFGYPFRLNQAAFQPSLTHLCNHTWPRDVHLVGDFSSSAASSWAWTVAAFLYSLGALGGYLGYLHLYRCAGSRLPLLVSGERGGRGGYLHR